A region of Paramormyrops kingsleyae isolate MSU_618 chromosome 17, PKINGS_0.4, whole genome shotgun sequence DNA encodes the following proteins:
- the ankrd49 gene encoding ankyrin repeat domain-containing protein 49: protein MSQVPMEFPEDFNHLELLETHHHRIPVGSHSLWPDEEEEDEEEEREGRCGEEWYQQQEQSMEARPGELLLWAAERNRLATVQRLLTADASLVESRDEDGYTALHRAAYSGHLEVAQCLMHHGAELHARTVDGWTPLHSACRWNNAAVASYLIQQGAEVNAQTNGLLTPLHLAAGNSGARQTLELLLMQRQIQAQLKSSSGETALDIARRTSAHYRLFEIVEPCNNILP, encoded by the exons ATGAGCCAGGTCCCTATGGAGTTCCCCGAAGACTTCAACCACTTGGAGCTACTTGAGACACACCACCATCGCATACCAGTTGGTTCCCACAGCCTGTGGcctgatgaggaggaggaggatgaggaagaggagcgtGAGGGCAGGTGTGGGGAGGAGTGGTACCAGCAGCAGGAGCAGAGCATGGAGGCCAGGCCTGGAGAGCTTTTGCTCTGGGCAGCTGAGAGGAACAGA CTGGCCACGGTCCAGAGACTCCTTACTGCAGACGCTTCGCTAGTGGAGAGCCGCGACGAGGATGGGTACACGGCCCTGCACCGCGCGGCCTACAGTGGCCACCTGGAGGTGGCACAATGCCTGATGCATCATGGGGCGGAGCTCCATGCCAGGACGGTGGACGGCTGGACCCCGCTGCACAGCGCCTGCCGCTGGAACAACGCCGCTGTGGCGTCCTACCtgatccagcagggggcagaagtGAACGCGCAGACCAATGGGCTCCTGACACCACTGCACCTAGCGGCGGGCAACAGCGGCGCACGGCAGACTCTGGAGCTGCTGCTGATGCAGAGGCAGATCCAGGCACAGCTGAAGAGCAGCAGCGGTGAGACGGCCCTCGATATCGCCCGCAGGACCAGCGCTCACTACCGCCTCTTTGAGATCGTGGAGCCGTGTAACAATATCCTACCCTAG
- the LOC111833876 gene encoding alpha-(1,3)-fucosyltransferase 4, with protein sequence MEIVNIGNEILCSYNIGKRLNGTCKQCRVLVMRKSYAQFFVAAIVCIFFILILCFKNLPPPVPHMRLQTAGGPPGVTVLLWWYPFGSQCKMPDCAALYGVQGCRVTTNRSFYSGADAVIFHHRDILGNVSRLPQNPRPPAQKWIWMNFESPSHTSNLEEFEGIFNWTMSYKLGSDIFMPYGYLQHKNTSKPKKLPQKRKLLAWVISNWNEDHARVAFYWRLSRYINIDVYGRDAMSLVNDSVVQTVSKYKFYLAFENSQHPDYITEKLWHNALGSSAVPVVLGPSRWNYEKFLPGNSFIHVDDFSSPRMLAKYLKFLDRNPSAYRRYFSWKRTYRVHVTSFWNEHLCAICTAVKTSRYQTKVVSDLASWFNS encoded by the coding sequence ATGGAAATTGTCAACATCGGCAACGAAATACTTTGTTCGTATAACATCGGGAAGCGGCTTAACGGGACCTGTAAGCAATGTCGCGTATTGGTAATGAGGAAGAGCTATGCGCAGTTCTTTGTGGCGGCAATCGTCTGTATTTTCTTTATCCTCATTTTGTGCTTCAAGAACCTGCCACCTCCGGTGCCTCACATGCGCCTCCAGACAGCTGGCGGACCACCTGGCGTCACCGTCCTGCTGTGGTGGTACCCCTTCGGGAGCCAGTGCAAGATGCCTGACTGTGCAGCCCTGTATGGGGTCCAGGGGTGCAGAGTGACGACCAACAGGAGCTTTTACTCAGGAGCCGACGCCGTGATCTTTCACCACAGGGACATCCTGGGCAACGTCAGCAGGCTTCCTCAGAATCCCCGACCACCTGCCCAAAAGTGGATTTGGATGAACTTTGAATCGCCGAGTCATACCTCCAACTTGGAGGAGTTCGAGGGGATTTTCAACTGGACAATGTCCTACAAGCTGGGCTCTGACATATTCATGCCGTACGGCTATCTGCAGCACAAGAATACCTCGAAACCGAAGAAGCTGCCGCAGAAGAGGAAGCTGCTGGCTTGGGTCATTAGCAACTGGAATGAGGACCACGCTCGGGTGGCCTTCTACTGGAGACTGAGCAGGTACATAAACATCGACGTCTACGGCCGCGATGCCATGAGCCTGGTGAATGACAGCGTGGTGCAAACCGTCTCAAAGTACAAGTTTTACTTAGCCTTTGAGAACTCTCAGCATCCAGACTACATCACTGAGAAGCTGTGGCACAATGCTCTGGGTTCGAGCGCGGTGCCGGTGGTCTTGGGACCGTCCCGCTGGAACTATGAGAAGTTCCTCCCGGGCAATTCCTTCATCCATGTGGATGACTTCAGTAGCCCCAGAATGCTGGCCAAGTACTTGAAGTTCCTCGACAGGAACCCCTCAGCATACAGGCGCTACTTCAGCTGGAAGCGGACGTACCGTGTTCATGTCACGTCCTTCTGGAACGagcacctctgcgccatctgcACGGCCGTCAAGACCTCCAGGTACCAGACCAAAGTCGTTTCTGATCTCGCTTCATGGTTCAATTCATGA